The genomic stretch ACGAAACGCATTCCGTCAGCGGATTTCCCTGATCATGGGTCAGAAGGCGCAGTTGTGGTGGGACTTGCCGGCGGCGGACTGCTTCTTGCTGCTCAAGGAAATTTATCAGATTGAGGATCAGGAGTACCGAAATTATCTTGGTTATTTGACGGAAGCGCTCGGCGTGAGTCGAGAGCTCAATGTACAAATTCGTCGCTTGAGCTTAGGTGAAAGAATGAAGATGGAACTAATTGCCTCCCTTCTTCACAAGCCGCGCGTGGTGTTTTTGGATGAGCCAACGATTGGCTTGGATCTGACGGCGCAAAAGGCGATTCGCAGATTTATCCTTGATTATCAGCGGGAGTACAAGCCGGCAATGATACTGACCTCCCACTACATGGAAGATATTGAGCGGTTGTGTAAAAGAATTGTCATTATTCGTGAAGGCGAATTTGTTTACGACGGGCAATTGTCGGCGGTCATGTCTCACTATGCACGACACAAGATATTGGCAGTAACACCAGAGTCTCCAGAGCGGCTCCGCAATGCCCCAGTGGTGATGAAGCACTCGGAATATGTCGAGGAGGCGGATGGAGTTTTTCGCTTCAAGGCTGAACGGCAACACGTGGCTCTGGCTGCGGCCGAAATTCTCGGCCAGTTTCCGGCCAAGGACATCAGTATTGAAGAGGAAGGCATTGCTCACATCATCGAAGCCCTCATGCGGCGAGAGGAAGTTCGCCCATGAGCGTGGAGATCACAACGGCTGATGTGTATCGGCGCAGCTGGAGTTGGATCGGAGCGGTGCTTTCCATGGAGTTGCGCAAGATCTTCTCCTATCGAGTTGATTTTTGGCTTCAGGTAGTGGGAGGGTTTTTTTCCCAGTTTGTTGTCGCTTACTACTTGTGGCAGGCTATTTTTGAACACAATCAGGCGGAAAAAATCGGTGGCTACTCCTTTCCGATGATGGTTGCTTACTATGTCTTGGCGCCCTTTGTTGACCGAATTGTCAGGGCCAATAATGCATTCGTAATTTCCCAGGAGATTTATGAGGGCTCCCTCAGTCGCTATCTCATATATCCGGTCAACTATTTGGGGTTTCGCTTTGTCTCCACCCTCGCCCATGCCCTGGTTGGTCTCGCCCAGATGGTTGTCGGTGTCGGAGTTATTTTGTTGATTTGGGGGTATCCACCGGAGTTGACAATTGGCTGGTCCGGTTTGGCCATGGGGATCGCGTCCTGTCTGGTGAGCATCTTTGTCTACTATCTCATGGCTTCAATTATTGAGATGGTCGCTTTTTGGGCCGACAATGTTTGGAGTCTATTAGTGATGCTGCAGTTTTCATCTGCATTTCTGGGGGGAGGGCTCATTCCCTTGGAAGTCTTCCCCGTATGGGTTCAAACGAGTCTCCTCTTTACACCATTCCCCTATTTGATTGGCTACCCAATCCAGGGATTTATGGGTCGTCTTTCCAGCGAGCAATGGGCTGAAGGGCTGCTCATTATTTTGCTGTGGACTATTCCCTTAATGTTTACCTTGCGATGGATCTGGGAGCGGGGGCGAAAGACATACACGGGAGTAGGCATATGAGCAGGTACCTTCGGTTGTACGCTTACTTCCTGCGGTTTTCATTTTCCCGCGCCATGGAATTTCGTGTGGATTTCTTCTTTCGCATATTTATGGATTTAATTTTTTATGTCGTAAACATTCTATTCTTTAAGGTTATTTTTATTCACTCGGATCTGCTGGCGGGATGGACCGAGCCCCAGGTGTTCATTTTTGTATCAGGATTCTTGGTCGTGGATGCGATCAATATGACGGTGTTCTCTAACAACACATGGTGGCTCCCACTATTTGTAAATCGGGGAGACCTTGATTATTATCTGGTGCGCCCTGTGTCTCCATTTTTCTTTCTAAATTTTCGCGATTTTGCCGCCAACTCCTTTGTGAATCTGATTTTGGCAGGGACCATCATGGTTTGGGCTTTCCAACAGTATCCGGAGCCTTTGGGTTGGCAGCGAATTCTGCTGTTCATTGCACTGTTGATCAACGGCACGCTCTTGTATCATTTGGTGAATCTGTTAGCTCTCCTGCCGGTGTTCTGGTTTCATTCTGGGAGAGGGCTTCAGCAGATATTCTGGAGCCTATCCAAGTTCGTGGAAAGGCCCGATCGCATTTTTAAAGGATGGGTGAGGGTCTTGCTGGTTTCCGTTGTGCCATTTTCGCTGGTGGCATCTTTTCCAGCACAGGTGCTGTTTTCCGGTGATCCAACCTTTTTGGTGCTTCACATTCTAGCTGTGACGGCCCTGTTTTCTCTCGTAATGTCGTTTATTTGGCGGCTGGCTCTCCGCACCTATTCTTCCGCGTCATCTTGATCCTAATATTTTTGACTGTCCACCGAAGGGTCGTTTTAATAAACCCAGAGTTTTCCACGGAGGGTTTATGAGGGGTTGGGTTCGCGGCCTTTTACTGCCACTGACTTTGGTGTCATGCACACCGGTATTGGCAAAAAGCAAAGGGCCCGGTTCCGAAGTCGTAGCTGGCACATTTCAGACCCCCACTCGTTTGGCTCAAGCCCAGGAGGTACCGAAGTTTGTTGATGATCTAGATTTCACCTGGCTGGAAACAGCTGTACTGCGGCAATTGGCGCGATTTGAAAAGAAACATCTTACAGGGTTCATTTATTACGGCCAGGACAAATATCCTCTCAGTCGCGTTGTCGAAAGTCTTGAGCTGTTATCGGACCTGGCTCGACAGTACAAGACCTGTTTGTCCGTTGATTCTAAAATCGAATGCCAAACGAGATTCCATCAGCAAGTGATCGGGGGATTCAATATTTACGTACCGCATTTGGCTCCCAAGGACCCTCGGTACGAGGAAAAGGAAACAACCTTTTTTACCGGTTACTATACCCCTCTCATCAAAGTAACGGATCGTCCTCATCCAGACTATCCTCACGCAATTCACAGTCGACCGCCGAAGGGGGCGTTTAGCAAAGCGACGCGTGTGGAGATTGATTTCGACCATGTGCTAAGGAATTCCGGGACAGAGATGTTTTTCGCCAAGGATCTATTTGATCTCTACATTATGCACGTTGAAGGCGGGGGAAAGGTGGAGGTTCAGGGCGGAGGCGGGAAAGAGAGTTATTACCTGAGCTATGATGGAACCAACAAGCAATCGTTCCGGTTCATTTCTAGGTATATGATGGAAAAGGGCTACATCCAGGACAGGTCTAATGCCTCTCAACACCAGTTCCTATTGGAGAATCCCGACAAGCAACGTGAGATTTACGAGTATTGCCCAAGCTACGTATTTTTCAAAATTACCTCCACTCCGCCCTTGGGGAGTGATGGTGTACCATTAACTGACAATCGTTCCATCGCCACCGATTCTGACTTGTACAGGTTCAAGGGGGGCTTGGCTTTTGTTTCCTCCTATCGTCCTGAAGAGGGCCAAGGAGAGGCCGAGGAGCGAGCAAATACGATCAAGTATCGACCATACTCTCGGTTCGTTTTAGACCAGGATACGGGCGGAGCCATTAAAGGCAAGTCCCGGGTTGATCTTTATTGGGGAGAGGGGGACTATGCCTCCTTTGCTGCCCACAACTCATCTCATTTCGGCAATATTTTTTGGTTAATCAAAAAGTAGAGGCGGGTCGCCGATCCTTTTGGCTTCTGGCCATTCGATAGCGATTTCGGTAAGTGGTCATTTTAGGGAGAGTGTCACAGGCCGTGTTCCAGCCGTCTTCGCACCAATTTCCAACCTTTTCGAGAGTGTCTTGTCCGTAGTGAGTAAGGCCCGTGTCTCTGCCAAGCACAATCACCTGAAGACAAGCATTTAGATCGGCAAGCTCGCAGCCTCGCGCAAAAAATTCGAGGGCCAACATTTTCTGCCGAATTTTCCTGTTGGCATCCTGAGCCTCGGGGCCCTTAGCCTTGTGGCTGAGTAAGATTTCCGTTGCTTCTCGGTAGCAAAACTGGGGAAAGCCTTCAAGGCAAAGTAGGGCTCCTTGGTTGTCGAGGTCGACAACATAGTCTTTGCCATAGATGGAAGTAAACATACCATCGTAGTGCTGAAGAAGTTCAGCAGAACTCATTTCGTAATAAAATGGGCGTGGACGTTGGCTGTTTAAATAGTAGCCGATGCAAAAACTCAGTACAATGGTGACAACGCCTAGCCCAAGCAACTTCAAGTTAGGCCCCATATCACAATGAATCAGCAAGGGTAGTGCCAAAGCTAAGCGCACCAGAATGAGAATCCGCTAAGGCCAATAGGCTAGAGACTTTGCCGGCGAACTAGAGTCGCCTTCCGAGAAACAGAAGTGGGTAGTTTTTCCAGTGGCGGCCCACCTGATGACTAAAATTGAGACGGCGATAAAAGTGGACATTTTCCTCCTCCGGACTTGTCACCAAATGGACGCCCCGAACCCCCGTCTTTGCCATGTCGCCCACAAAGGCTTCCACCAAGCGTCGACCCCAGCCCTTTCCCTGGTGGCTGGGATGACAGTTGACGTGCAGGTGAGCTGGAAAATCGGCAAATTGGTCCTTAAAGCATGCGAAACTTGCGATATCTCCAACGATTTTTGGGAATGCGTTCTCGCTGTCAGCGCAACCGGTGAGGTATCCACACAATTGACCGTCGTCGGCGAGCGCAAGATAGATGTGTTGAGGCTCGTTTCTGAAAAAATATCCCGTCCAGCTGCTCCAGAACTTTTCACGCTCCTCATCTGAAGAAAAGCTCTTGCGACTGGAGGTGAGGAAGAACACCTGGCGAAACAGGGGCAAAACCCGCTCCTGTTCCTCCTTCGATAGCTGATCCCAAGTAACAATTTGACCATGTTCCATTGTTAGCCTCGTTTAAGCTAGGGCCGTGGAAGTTGGGGCCTGATTTCGGGAGAGCGAAACACCACCGGCATATAGCCTTTGGCCTTTAGAGTGTGCAGAAGCATGGGCATGACCACGATCGTCTGGGGTTGAATATCATGGAACAGGACAATTCCTCGACCTTGGTTTTCGATTTGTTTTAGAGCATAGTCATAGAGAAAGTCGGGATCTTTGTACTTCCAATCCAGCGTGTCGATGTTCCAAAAAAATGTGCCAAATTGATTTGCCTTCACAAATTTCTGCAAATCGTCGGTGCGATTGCCAAATGGAAACCGAAAGAAAGGGTGGGAGTAACCCAATACGTCCCAGATGGCCTGAAAGCCGTCCATGATTTCCTGTGTGCCCCCGTCAAATCCTGTTTTGTGTAGATTTTTGTGGCTCCAAGTATGGTTACCTACTGAGTGGCCATCACGGGCAACCTCCTTGACAATTTGCGGGAGTGCCCTCACATTTTTGCCCACCATAAAGAAAGTGGCTTGTACCTGTTCCTGGGCCAAAACACTCAAAAGCTCTTGGGTGTTGCGACTATGTGGTCCATCGTCAAAAGTGAAGGCAATGTACTTTTTGTCCAGGTCAGCATTAAAGTAAACCGGACCAGCATCGGTTTTGATATCCATCTCCAGACTTGGCCCAAGAGTTGGCGGTTGCGCGGGTTGCCCGTCTCTACCAATCGTCTGGGGAATTGCCGGGAGTCGATCAACAATGGAGTTTCGTGCGGAATCAAAAAAGATGAGAACCTTTTCTAAAACGGAATCTTTACACCTTAGGTGAGCGGCAAAAGGGTGAGTTTCGATCGCGTCCTGAAAAAGAGAGAGCTCGGTGTCGCTAAGTTGAGCCAGTTGCGAACAGACTACAGCTGCCAGCTGCTGCAAATTGGGCTCCCTCATCCATTTGGTGAACAGCTTTTCCGGAGTGTGAGCGGAGTCAGCCCAATCATGGAAATCCTGTGCCTGGCTGTGTACCTGAAGTGACTGTTGAATCTCAGAATGAATGTCTGCAGGTCCTAGCGCAGATGCGCCAAGAGAAATGCCCAACAGGCCAGAGACCAATGAAATCCGAAAACACGAGTTTTTGCCGCCCATGACCCCCCCATTTGAATCAAAACTGAATGCCGCGATTGTCCTTTGCTTAAAGGTGGTGGTCAAAGGGGTGGTGCTCAGTGTAGAATTTCCACTCCAGAATATTGACAATCACCGTTGAGGGAATGGTTTTCTTTCCGGTTCGGATTGCAAAAAGGGTGCGTTATGAGAATGGGCAGTCGCTCCTCAAGAGGTAGCGTTGGAACCGGAACACGCGAGGGCAGGGATAACCGAGTCGAAGGCGCTGAGGCCCGACTGGTTGTTCTGGCAAGCGGACAGGGCCGCGTCTTTGCAGCTCTGGCTCAGGCCTGTACGGAGTTAAATCTGCCTCTTGAAATTGCGGGCCTCATCGCCTCTCGTCCCAATATCGGCGCTCAAGAGGTGGCCCGAGCCCACGGCATCACAGAAACAGTCATCAACAAAAAGGACTTCGCCACCGAAATGGAGTGGGATCGTCTCCTGTGTGAGCAAATTGAGTCATGGGGGGCGGATTGGGTTCTCCTTAGCGGGTATCTCACTAAGCTCGGACCCATTGTTTTGGACGTTTACAAAAACCGAGTTCTCAACACTCATCCCAGCCTATTGCCCAAATATGGGGGCAAGGGAATGTATGGCCGAAGAGTTCATGAGGCCGTCATCGCAGCCGGAGACAAAGTGACTGGCATTACCCTCCATCTTGTCAATCATGACTACGACGAAGGGCCCATTCTCGCTCAGCATGAGGTTCCTGTGCGCCCAGGAGATACCCCTGAAAGCCTCGAAATGCGCGTGGTGGAGGCGGAGAAGCGCTTTGTGGTGGAAACCCTAACGGCACTGTGCCGTCCCCAGTGAGGGCCTGTGACGGGATCAAAAAACAAAAGCCCGGCCTATTTAGCCGGGCTTTGTGTTCACTTCCATTATGCTTTGTGGGCTCAATTACTTCAGGTTAGACTGAATCTCTTCAACGTCGTAACCGAAAGAAGTCAAAGGCTTAGCATAAGCATCGCCCATGAAGCGAAGTAGCTGGTCAGCACGAAGACCCATTGCAGAAGCAGAGCGGTTTACTTTCTCTTTGGCAGAGCCGTAGTCGCCAGACATATAGTCCTTAACAGCGGCAGTAGCTGTGCGGAAGTCCATTCCACCGAAAGTGCCTTTGAAGGCTTTGTCCATGTCGCGCTCAGTAGACTTACCGCGCTCATAAACACCAACAGACCAACGGTTCAGAGCAGAAGCAACTGCCTCAGCTTTGTCAGGCTTGAAACCATACTTGTTGATCAGCTTGTCAGCACCCTTTTTGATAAGAGCTTTGTTGGCTTCGCTGTTAAGAGCAGCAAAGTTAGTGTCAACGGCCTCAGTAGCGCCTTCGTTGTTGATCGCTTCACCGAAGTTAGAAGCCCAAGCGTTAGCACTGTAAAGAACGCCTTCTTGACCGAAGTAGTATTGTCCGCCAGAAACGCTTTCCCAGAACAGACCAGTTGTACCTACACCGATGTATCCGCCGCCGACCCAGCCAGCGAAATAAGAAATGTGCTGAGTGCCTTGAAATACGCCAAGAT from Pseudobdellovibrionaceae bacterium encodes the following:
- a CDS encoding ATP-binding cassette domain-containing protein — translated: MWREDPRVIQVENLSKTFRIHQKAPGLKGSMKSLFVRQWQDKEALKGVSLQVHEGEILGLVGANGAGKTTLVKILAGIVHPTSGRVEIDGYVPWERRNAFRQRISLIMGQKAQLWWDLPAADCFLLLKEIYQIEDQEYRNYLGYLTEALGVSRELNVQIRRLSLGERMKMELIASLLHKPRVVFLDEPTIGLDLTAQKAIRRFILDYQREYKPAMILTSHYMEDIERLCKRIVIIREGEFVYDGQLSAVMSHYARHKILAVTPESPERLRNAPVVMKHSEYVEEADGVFRFKAERQHVALAAAEILGQFPAKDISIEEEGIAHIIEALMRREEVRP
- a CDS encoding polysaccharide deacetylase family protein, which produces MGGKNSCFRISLVSGLLGISLGASALGPADIHSEIQQSLQVHSQAQDFHDWADSAHTPEKLFTKWMREPNLQQLAAVVCSQLAQLSDTELSLFQDAIETHPFAAHLRCKDSVLEKVLIFFDSARNSIVDRLPAIPQTIGRDGQPAQPPTLGPSLEMDIKTDAGPVYFNADLDKKYIAFTFDDGPHSRNTQELLSVLAQEQVQATFFMVGKNVRALPQIVKEVARDGHSVGNHTWSHKNLHKTGFDGGTQEIMDGFQAIWDVLGYSHPFFRFPFGNRTDDLQKFVKANQFGTFFWNIDTLDWKYKDPDFLYDYALKQIENQGRGIVLFHDIQPQTIVVMPMLLHTLKAKGYMPVVFRSPEIRPQLPRP
- a CDS encoding ABC-2 family transporter protein; its protein translation is MSRYLRLYAYFLRFSFSRAMEFRVDFFFRIFMDLIFYVVNILFFKVIFIHSDLLAGWTEPQVFIFVSGFLVVDAINMTVFSNNTWWLPLFVNRGDLDYYLVRPVSPFFFLNFRDFAANSFVNLILAGTIMVWAFQQYPEPLGWQRILLFIALLINGTLLYHLVNLLALLPVFWFHSGRGLQQIFWSLSKFVERPDRIFKGWVRVLLVSVVPFSLVASFPAQVLFSGDPTFLVLHILAVTALFSLVMSFIWRLALRTYSSASS
- the purN gene encoding phosphoribosylglycinamide formyltransferase; translation: MGSRSSRGSVGTGTREGRDNRVEGAEARLVVLASGQGRVFAALAQACTELNLPLEIAGLIASRPNIGAQEVARAHGITETVINKKDFATEMEWDRLLCEQIESWGADWVLLSGYLTKLGPIVLDVYKNRVLNTHPSLLPKYGGKGMYGRRVHEAVIAAGDKVTGITLHLVNHDYDEGPILAQHEVPVRPGDTPESLEMRVVEAEKRFVVETLTALCRPQ
- a CDS encoding MltA domain-containing protein; translated protein: MRGWVRGLLLPLTLVSCTPVLAKSKGPGSEVVAGTFQTPTRLAQAQEVPKFVDDLDFTWLETAVLRQLARFEKKHLTGFIYYGQDKYPLSRVVESLELLSDLARQYKTCLSVDSKIECQTRFHQQVIGGFNIYVPHLAPKDPRYEEKETTFFTGYYTPLIKVTDRPHPDYPHAIHSRPPKGAFSKATRVEIDFDHVLRNSGTEMFFAKDLFDLYIMHVEGGGKVEVQGGGGKESYYLSYDGTNKQSFRFISRYMMEKGYIQDRSNASQHQFLLENPDKQREIYEYCPSYVFFKITSTPPLGSDGVPLTDNRSIATDSDLYRFKGGLAFVSSYRPEEGQGEAEERANTIKYRPYSRFVLDQDTGGAIKGKSRVDLYWGEGDYASFAAHNSSHFGNIFWLIKK
- a CDS encoding GNAT family N-acetyltransferase codes for the protein MEHGQIVTWDQLSKEEQERVLPLFRQVFFLTSSRKSFSSDEEREKFWSSWTGYFFRNEPQHIYLALADDGQLCGYLTGCADSENAFPKIVGDIASFACFKDQFADFPAHLHVNCHPSHQGKGWGRRLVEAFVGDMAKTGVRGVHLVTSPEEENVHFYRRLNFSHQVGRHWKNYPLLFLGRRL
- a CDS encoding ABC-2 family transporter protein; the encoded protein is MSVEITTADVYRRSWSWIGAVLSMELRKIFSYRVDFWLQVVGGFFSQFVVAYYLWQAIFEHNQAEKIGGYSFPMMVAYYVLAPFVDRIVRANNAFVISQEIYEGSLSRYLIYPVNYLGFRFVSTLAHALVGLAQMVVGVGVILLIWGYPPELTIGWSGLAMGIASCLVSIFVYYLMASIIEMVAFWADNVWSLLVMLQFSSAFLGGGLIPLEVFPVWVQTSLLFTPFPYLIGYPIQGFMGRLSSEQWAEGLLIILLWTIPLMFTLRWIWERGRKTYTGVGI